GTCGCTCGGTCATCAAACCAACTCTGCCACGCTGCGCTGTAGTCTACATAATCAAGACCGGCTTTCTTGTGCAGTAGTCGCCAGATCACCACTTCGCACTGACGCAATCTCGTTCGATCCTGTTGCGTTAGCTTTTTCATTTTGTTTCCCAGTCTAGAATTACTCTCTTCACATTGTTCATCCGGCGGGCAACCTTAACCTTTCTGTGGAATTCAGGGTTCCTGTATGCCTTTTTGAAAGATTGTGCGCTTTGAGAAACAGGGTAATATGTCATTGGAAGTCTTAATAGTTGGACGTGAAGCCCACCCGACAGCGGTTATTTCATGGAAGATTTGTTTGAGTGCCATGGGACCAGACAGTACGCCAAAAAGAGTTGATCTGCTACTCATTTAGCAGAATTTGTCGAGGGTGGGCTACTCGATAATGGAAACCATCCAAACCAAAACTAATCAAGATCGAATCGAATCCCATTACGAGTATATCATTTTTTGAGGAGAACCCATTGAGTGAAAACCGCCAGATCGTTTCAACCGCAACCCGTCAGGGTGAGCTGATTTTATCAATCGTTCAAAACGAGATACCTACACCAAGTGATGATGAGGTAGTGGTAAAAATAGAGGCAGCCCCCATTAATCCATCAGACATGTTTCCCTTGTTGGCTTTTGCTGATTATTCACAGGGCAAGCTGATGCTGGATGATCAACAGCAAAAGATGGTGGCACCGATCTCAGAGCAATTTCTAGACGCCATCCGCTCTCGTCTTGACCAGATCCTGCCTGTTGGCAATGAGGGCGCAGGTCGGGTCGTGACTGCAGGTGTCAATGCCAAACACTTGGAAGGAAAACTCGTCTCGCTCGTATCTGGCCAATGCTATCAGCAATTTGTCAGAGTGCCTGCTGCGATGTGCCTTGTTCACAAAGAGGACACTACGGCGGAAGAGGCAGCTTCCTCTTTCGTAAACCCAATCACTGCCTTGTGCTTTATCGAAACGTTGAAAAAAGAAGACCACAAAGCGATAGTGCACACTGCTGCGGCTTCCAATCTAGGCCAAATGCTCTTGAAGCTCTGCCTACAGGAAAACATTGATCTGATCTGTGTTGTTCGCTCAGTAGAACAGGCACAACTTCTAAGAACATTGGGAGCAAAATATATCATCAATTCGACGGACGAGGACTTCAAAGAACAGTTAGTGGATGCAATGGCAGAAACTGGAGCCACCCTAGCTTTCGATGCAATTGGTGGTGGTCGAATGGTGGACACCCTACTTTCCTCGATGGAGCATGCCTTGAGCCGCAATGCCTCTGGTCTGAACACCTATGGTGCTGAACAACACAAGCAGGTTTATATCTACGGAAGGCTAACGCGCGGTCCTATTACCCTGGGACAAAACTATGGCATGT
This genomic window from SAR324 cluster bacterium contains:
- a CDS encoding zinc-binding dehydrogenase, which produces MSENRQIVSTATRQGELILSIVQNEIPTPSDDEVVVKIEAAPINPSDMFPLLAFADYSQGKLMLDDQQQKMVAPISEQFLDAIRSRLDQILPVGNEGAGRVVTAGVNAKHLEGKLVSLVSGQCYQQFVRVPAAMCLVHKEDTTAEEAASSFVNPITALCFIETLKKEDHKAIVHTAAASNLGQMLLKLCLQENIDLICVVRSVEQAQLLRTLGAKYIINSTDEDFKEQLVDAMAETGATLAFDAIGGGRMVDTLLSSMEHALSRNASGLNTYGAEQHKQVYIYGRLTRGPITLGQNYGMYWGVGGWLVMPVLKKLGPKRAAELQARVVNEIKTTFASHITDELSLLEAIDPANIARYFPKKTGEKHLIKPQKGL